A part of Anolis carolinensis isolate JA03-04 unplaced genomic scaffold, rAnoCar3.1.pri scaffold_10, whole genome shotgun sequence genomic DNA contains:
- the LOC134293791 gene encoding carcinoembryonic antigen-related cell adhesion molecule 19-like, with protein MALKPRKTTKPTQWISFQGQDQALFPRRSQGVLSLGWHEDRRPQSDHFFTSSSIIFQPERETWSISSMEASRIRDVSGKSFFLAACLLSSWAAPILATAALVPVVSIPEEPSEGQNVTLSVQNVTGVLREVNWYRGQATDGSTRIFSYFPGNPVRPQRDGVQSTQREFGFPNGSLLIAHLRPSDAKTYTVLLLLRPRVTLRGTFELRLASPTTSLPSPPTTSTSQTPSVKEPTKPPLMLGWIVAGVVVAILLAGAVGATLVYRFVLYKNEPSTGGLDPRGRKSLAPKHDDKEPIYEVMDSPVKSPKTEGKEPPPMPGPLPPLPESCPNLESNYMELLRRSESIYSEIRR; from the exons ATGGCTCTTAAGCCACGAAAGACCACAAAACCCACGCAGTGGATATCTTTCCAGGGTCAggatcaagccttgttcccaagAAGAAGCCAAGGCGTTCTCTCCCTAGGATGGCACGAGGACAGAAGGCCACAGAGTGACCATTTCTTCACGTCTTCGAGCATCATCTTCCAACCAGAAAGAGAGACTTGGTCTATTTCGAGTATGGAAGCCTCGAGGATCCGGGATGTCTCCGGGAAGAGTTTTTTTCTAGCAG CCTGCCTTTTGAGTTCGTGGGCGGCCCCGATCCTGGCCACCGCTGCCCTGGTCCCCGTGGTCTCCATCCCAGAGGAACCCTCCGAGGGCCAGAACGTCACCCTCTCGGTGCAGAACGTGACCGGCGTCCTGCGGGAGGTCAACTGGTACCGGGGCCAGGCCACCGACGGCTCCACCAGGATCTTCAGCTACTTCCCTGGGAACCCGGTCCGTCCGCAGCGAGACGGGGTCCAAAGCACCCAGCGGGAGTTCGGCTTCCCCAACGGGTCCCTGCTCATCGCTCATCTCCGGCCCAGCGACGCCAAGACCTACACCGTCCTGCTCCTGCTCCGGCCCAGAGTCACCCTCAGAGGCACCTTCGAGCTGCGCTTGGCCA GTCCGACCACCAGTCTGCCTTCTCCGCCAACCACGTCCACCTCGCAGACGCCCTCCGTCAAGGAGCCCACCAAGCCCCCGTTGATGCTGGGCTGGATCGTGGCCGGCGTGGTGGTGGCCATCCTGCTGGCGGGGGCCGTGGGAGCCACACTGGTCTACCGCTTCGTCCTGTACAAGAACGAGCCCAGCACCGGCGG GTTGGATCCGAGAGGGAGGAAATCGCTGGCTCCGAAACATG ATGACAAGGAGCCCATTTACGAAGTGATGGATTCCCCGGTGAAGTCGCCCAAGACGGAGGGCAAGGAGCCGCCCCCGATGCCAGGACCGCTCCCT CCTTTGCCAGAATCCTGCCCCAATCTCGAGTCAAACTATATG GAGTTGCTGCGCAGATCAGAATCCATTTATTCGGAGATCCGGAGGTGA